From Algoriphagus sp. NG3, the proteins below share one genomic window:
- a CDS encoding pitrilysin family protein: protein MILDRSKAPEFKIPEDFELLPPLEHTLSNGSKFFYIPTPGLNTVKIEVMGKGRRASLPLAQTLVPMFTLQMIHEGTKQKTAGELAEFFDFYASEVYSNPSFSREGLGLLSTKKHIFTVLDVFISMFSEATFPSEMLEKRKSLMKLSIQVENEKTASRANQVFKKCLFGATHPYGVIVEEAHVEAVSREHLIFYYNNLLWQDLEIFMMGDFDPQELDKLLSIFSQLPNRKVSDTVLLPSTDTLLAVSEPKKKAVQSSIRIGHWSISKKHQDFIGLTVFNTLLGGYFGSRLIKNIREDKGHTYGIFSALSDVDDANYWVIAADVQKAYYPEVIKEIYHEIRLLTEEEVSSDELEVLRNYLIGKMLMQFSTPFDLIDGFQAVHQSGLTLDYYSQKLAYLKTFSAEDILTTGRKYFSNPPFIEVVVG from the coding sequence ATGATTTTAGATAGGTCAAAAGCTCCAGAATTTAAAATTCCTGAAGATTTTGAACTTTTACCTCCTCTGGAACACACCCTTTCCAATGGATCTAAGTTCTTCTATATACCCACACCTGGCTTGAATACAGTCAAAATTGAGGTGATGGGAAAAGGCAGGCGCGCATCTCTTCCCTTAGCCCAGACGTTGGTTCCCATGTTTACTTTGCAAATGATACATGAGGGTACCAAGCAGAAAACTGCCGGTGAACTGGCGGAATTCTTTGATTTCTATGCTTCCGAAGTTTATTCAAACCCCTCCTTTTCCCGCGAAGGTCTAGGGCTTCTTTCCACAAAAAAGCATATTTTCACTGTCTTGGATGTGTTTATATCCATGTTTAGCGAAGCTACATTTCCCTCAGAAATGCTGGAAAAAAGAAAATCGCTGATGAAATTAAGCATCCAGGTAGAAAATGAGAAAACCGCCTCCAGAGCAAACCAGGTTTTCAAAAAATGTCTATTTGGTGCCACTCACCCCTATGGGGTTATAGTCGAAGAAGCGCATGTGGAAGCTGTAAGCAGAGAACACTTGATTTTTTATTATAACAATCTGCTATGGCAGGATTTGGAAATTTTTATGATGGGGGATTTTGACCCCCAGGAACTTGACAAGCTGCTCAGTATATTTAGCCAGCTTCCTAATCGGAAAGTTTCGGACACGGTGCTCTTACCTAGCACAGATACGCTTCTGGCGGTATCAGAACCCAAGAAAAAAGCTGTACAAAGCAGCATAAGAATTGGGCACTGGTCTATTTCTAAAAAACACCAGGATTTTATTGGTCTCACTGTCTTCAACACCCTTTTAGGGGGGTATTTTGGTTCCAGATTAATCAAAAATATACGGGAAGACAAAGGCCATACCTATGGGATTTTTTCTGCATTATCAGATGTAGATGATGCCAATTATTGGGTAATAGCAGCAGATGTGCAAAAAGCATATTATCCTGAGGTAATCAAGGAAATTTACCATGAAATCAGACTATTGACTGAGGAGGAAGTTAGCTCTGATGAATTGGAAGTTTTAAGAAACTATTTGATAGGCAAAATGCTGATGCAATTCAGTACGCCTTTTGATCTGATAGACGGTTTTCAAGCCGTGCACCAATCGGGGTTGACATTAGACTATTACTCCCAAAAACTGGCTTATTTAAAGACATTCTCTGCCGAGGACATTCTGACTACAGGACGGAAATACTTTTCCAACCCTCCTTTTATAGAAGTAGTAGTAGGGTGA
- a CDS encoding glycosyltransferase yields MYNTGDVTVICIAFNHEKWIEKALVSVLFQEYENRRLIVVDNGSSDQSAQIIRNWVENNAEKLPVSAIYKSKPEPYCQLFNDVLAQVETEYVVDLSGDDFLYPHHVLLSVKKLQEEPDASFLFSDATILEESGDSSSFYQPGQYKEIEKIILNGELYETLIRRNFISAPSVVFRTAILKANGGYDATLSYEDFDIQLRLARNNPVVFSGHIGVLKRKHSDSLSAGQYQIHKSRMLPSTLKVCGKIASMNTSERENQALKERILYELKHAVWSANFEVAKGFVELGKKLKMNGFEFFFYKCWLLLKVDISWLYARLI; encoded by the coding sequence ATGTATAATACCGGAGATGTGACTGTAATCTGTATTGCTTTTAACCACGAAAAGTGGATTGAAAAAGCATTGGTAAGTGTCTTGTTCCAAGAATATGAAAATAGGAGACTGATAGTCGTGGACAACGGCAGTAGTGATCAGTCTGCACAAATTATCAGAAATTGGGTAGAAAATAATGCTGAAAAGCTACCTGTTTCGGCTATTTATAAAAGCAAACCTGAACCTTATTGCCAGCTTTTCAATGATGTGTTGGCTCAAGTCGAGACCGAATATGTGGTGGATTTGTCAGGTGATGATTTTCTTTACCCACATCACGTTCTCTTGTCAGTCAAAAAATTACAGGAAGAGCCTGATGCATCGTTTTTATTTTCTGATGCTACTATTTTGGAGGAATCGGGTGACTCGTCTTCCTTTTACCAGCCTGGGCAATACAAGGAAATAGAGAAGATAATTCTGAATGGAGAACTCTATGAGACCCTCATAAGGAGGAATTTTATAAGTGCGCCTTCTGTAGTGTTCAGGACGGCTATCCTCAAAGCAAACGGGGGATATGACGCCACTCTTTCCTATGAAGATTTTGATATACAGCTGCGCCTAGCAAGAAACAATCCAGTGGTTTTTTCTGGACATATAGGAGTCTTGAAGAGAAAGCACAGCGATTCCCTTTCTGCCGGGCAGTATCAGATCCATAAATCTAGAATGTTGCCAAGTACGCTGAAAGTCTGTGGGAAAATCGCAAGCATGAATACTTCCGAAAGGGAAAATCAGGCTTTGAAAGAGCGCATTCTATATGAGCTCAAGCATGCGGTTTGGTCAGCTAATTTTGAGGTTGCAAAAGGATTTGTCGAGCTGGGCAAGAAATTGAAAATGAATGGATTTGAGTTTTTTTTCTATAAATGTTGGCTTCTTCTGAAGGTAGATATCTCCTGGTTGTATGCCAGATTAATCTGA
- a CDS encoding FdtA/QdtA family cupin domain-containing protein yields MSGSLVAQSPFVFTLPGISNASGNIHFWENLDLFPNGIQRCFWISQVKEGETRGNHAHRQESQVLVALAGSLQLEVHSVQDQVFNFNLSSPEQALFIPPLNWLVARFSPNAVLLGMSDRVFSEDDYIRDFDYFEKLQESYK; encoded by the coding sequence ATGTCTGGATCTCTTGTAGCACAATCCCCTTTTGTTTTCACCCTTCCAGGTATTAGTAATGCATCAGGTAACATTCATTTTTGGGAGAATCTGGATCTTTTTCCCAATGGAATTCAGCGATGTTTTTGGATTTCGCAAGTGAAGGAAGGGGAAACACGGGGCAATCATGCGCATAGGCAGGAGTCTCAGGTTTTGGTGGCTCTTGCAGGATCACTTCAGTTGGAGGTTCATTCTGTTCAGGATCAGGTTTTTAACTTTAATCTATCTTCTCCGGAACAAGCACTGTTTATTCCTCCTTTAAACTGGCTGGTAGCTAGGTTCTCCCCAAACGCAGTGTTGCTAGGAATGTCAGATAGGGTATTTTCAGAAGATGACTACATCAGAGACTTTGATTATTTTGAAAAACTTCAAGAAAGTTATAAATGA
- a CDS encoding YigZ family protein, whose protein sequence is MSDFGNGSTFEDTYFTISHTSEGLFKDRSSKFYYFAFPVSNEEEIKGHLTELRKKHFDARHHCYAWMLGKDGAHYRANDDGEPNHSAGDPILGQIRSSNLTDILIVVVRYFGGTKLGISGLIQAYKTSAALAIEENEIIEKYVTSSVQLVFPYAAMNEVMKLIKTHNLKILAQEMAMDCRMHIEFRRGIEQLVIQSLTEMEGLEFTVI, encoded by the coding sequence ATGTCAGACTTCGGCAACGGGTCAACATTCGAAGATACTTATTTTACTATTTCCCATACCAGTGAGGGGCTCTTCAAGGATAGAAGCAGCAAATTCTATTATTTTGCATTCCCGGTAAGCAACGAGGAAGAAATCAAAGGACACTTAACCGAACTCAGAAAAAAGCACTTTGATGCAAGACATCATTGCTATGCATGGATGCTAGGCAAAGACGGGGCTCATTATAGAGCCAATGATGATGGGGAACCCAACCATTCCGCCGGAGATCCGATTTTGGGACAGATACGCTCAAGTAATCTGACAGACATCCTTATAGTTGTAGTCCGTTATTTTGGAGGAACCAAGCTAGGCATCAGTGGCTTGATACAAGCATATAAGACTTCAGCTGCTTTGGCCATAGAAGAAAATGAAATCATAGAGAAATATGTAACTTCTTCAGTTCAGCTTGTTTTCCCTTATGCTGCGATGAATGAGGTCATGAAATTAATAAAAACCCACAACCTAAAGATTCTGGCCCAGGAAATGGCTATGGACTGCCGAATGCACATAGAATTCAGAAGAGGTATTGAACAGTTGGTCATTCAATCCCTTACTGAAATGGAGGGATTGGAATTCACGGTTATCTAA
- a CDS encoding 3'-5' exonuclease, with the protein MIPFKITKDEVNALPLGQFEGEMFLIDKAEEVEEVAEFLAQQRFIGFDTETKPAFQKGVINKVSLLQLSTSTQAFLFRLNAIGFPDPIRNVLEKETIVKVGAAVHDDIKALAKLTDSFYPNSFFDLNDELKRVGFVNIGVRNLCAMVLGIRISKSEQVSNWEAETLTIKQQRYAATDAWGCLEIFKKLKSEGYLDELFE; encoded by the coding sequence ATGATTCCATTTAAGATTACAAAAGATGAAGTAAACGCCCTTCCTTTGGGACAGTTTGAGGGAGAGATGTTTTTAATAGATAAAGCGGAGGAGGTGGAGGAAGTGGCAGAATTTCTTGCCCAACAACGCTTTATCGGTTTTGACACAGAGACCAAGCCTGCTTTTCAGAAAGGAGTAATAAACAAGGTTTCTTTACTGCAGCTTTCTACCTCTACACAGGCTTTTCTTTTTCGGCTCAATGCGATTGGTTTTCCTGATCCTATCCGAAATGTTTTGGAAAAAGAGACTATTGTGAAAGTAGGTGCAGCGGTTCATGATGATATCAAAGCACTGGCAAAACTTACGGATTCTTTTTACCCCAATTCTTTTTTTGACCTGAACGACGAATTGAAGCGTGTAGGTTTTGTTAACATCGGTGTCCGAAATCTATGTGCTATGGTGCTAGGGATACGGATTTCGAAATCTGAACAAGTCTCGAACTGGGAAGCTGAAACACTCACCATAAAGCAGCAACGCTATGCTGCCACTGACGCTTGGGGCTGTCTGGAAATTTTCAAAAAATTAAAGAGTGAGGGCTACCTTGATGAATTGTTTGAATAG
- the nhaC gene encoding Na+/H+ antiporter NhaC, translating to MQGFTRTPKVTDALIPLIFLIVLLVLNIQVFGTDGLSGSNQIVLILSSMVAALIAIFRLGYTWETLQEGILKSISAAMSSILILFLIGALAGTWLLSGIVPAMIYYGLQILNPTIFLVAACIVSAIVSVATGSSWTTVATVGVALLGIGKALGFEEGIIAGSIISGAYFGDKMSPLSDTTNLAPAMAGTDLFTHIRYMARTTVPSISITLIIFVVIGLNYDVNGTLNDVQGISDVIMQKFNVTGWLFIVPALVIVMIVRKVPAIPALLTGAILGGLFAVIFQPEIIRLVADQDASYAYQSFKAVMMSLYGEISVNTTNDVVNELLVTSGMGGMMNTIWLIIAAMVFGGIMEESRMLEVLAQAIIRKVHSIGSLIASTVATCVFFNITTSDQYLAILVPGRMYADVYKKRGLAPENLSRTLEDSGTVTSVLVPWNTCGATQASVLGVATLVYAPYCFFNIISPFMTILYGYFKIGITYYDEVEEENLA from the coding sequence ATGCAAGGTTTTACCCGTACGCCAAAAGTCACTGATGCACTGATACCATTGATTTTTTTGATAGTCTTATTAGTGCTGAATATCCAGGTTTTTGGAACAGACGGACTGTCTGGGTCCAACCAGATTGTACTCATTCTTTCATCAATGGTAGCCGCATTGATAGCAATATTCCGCTTAGGATATACATGGGAAACGCTACAGGAGGGAATACTTAAAAGCATCAGCGCGGCCATGTCAAGTATTTTGATTTTGTTTCTGATCGGTGCTCTTGCAGGTACTTGGCTGCTCAGCGGGATCGTGCCCGCTATGATATATTATGGTCTGCAGATTTTGAATCCCACCATATTTTTAGTGGCAGCTTGTATTGTGAGTGCTATCGTTTCCGTTGCGACAGGTAGTAGCTGGACCACAGTGGCTACTGTTGGCGTTGCCTTATTGGGTATAGGTAAGGCACTTGGCTTCGAAGAAGGTATTATCGCAGGATCGATTATTTCAGGAGCTTATTTTGGAGATAAGATGTCTCCTCTGTCTGATACCACTAATTTGGCGCCGGCTATGGCCGGCACGGATTTGTTTACCCATATCCGCTATATGGCCAGAACGACTGTTCCATCCATTAGTATTACACTTATCATTTTTGTGGTGATAGGATTGAACTATGATGTCAATGGCACGCTAAATGACGTGCAGGGAATCTCGGATGTGATCATGCAAAAATTCAATGTGACCGGTTGGCTGTTTATCGTACCTGCACTCGTAATAGTGATGATAGTCCGAAAAGTACCTGCCATACCTGCACTTCTTACGGGTGCGATATTGGGAGGGCTATTTGCCGTGATTTTCCAGCCCGAAATCATTCGTTTGGTTGCAGATCAGGATGCCTCGTATGCCTATCAGAGTTTTAAGGCAGTGATGATGTCTCTGTATGGGGAAATAAGTGTCAACACCACCAATGATGTGGTCAATGAACTGCTGGTGACCAGTGGTATGGGAGGGATGATGAATACGATATGGCTCATTATTGCCGCTATGGTGTTTGGAGGCATTATGGAAGAAAGCCGGATGCTGGAAGTACTCGCTCAAGCCATTATAAGGAAAGTACATAGCATAGGATCGCTCATTGCGTCCACAGTGGCTACTTGTGTTTTCTTCAACATCACTACATCTGACCAATACCTGGCCATTTTGGTGCCTGGCAGAATGTATGCAGATGTTTATAAGAAAAGGGGCTTGGCTCCCGAAAACCTGAGTAGAACCTTGGAAGATTCGGGTACTGTGACTTCAGTGCTGGTACCTTGGAATACTTGTGGAGCTACACAAGCTTCTGTTTTAGGCGTTGCCACATTAGTATATGCGCCCTATTGTTTTTTCAATATTATTAGTCCCTTTATGACCATTTTATATGGATATTTCAAAATTGGGATCACTTATTACGATGAAGTAGAAGAAGAAAATTTGGCATGA
- a CDS encoding FAD-binding oxidoreductase codes for MFSYWEKKHFFDYGLIVVGSGFVGLSTAIHYKKKNPLANVLVLERGVFPSGASTKNAGFACFGSLTEILSDLNSMTEDEVLALVERRYKGLNSIRTQFGDSILGYSPSYGYELLENSQQVALDEMKYVNELLRPLFNDDVFSLLGNPGAMGFSSQIKWIVKNEFEGELDPGKYLSALWKLAQEFQIRILTGVTVTEIMHKEGMVAGEGGGGKEILEFKSDKIAICTNAFTNKLLPDTAIQPGRGLILLSEPLGFSIPWRGTFHMDEGYVYFRQVEERLLLGGARNKDFKNEETTEFALNPKIKLYLEKLANEVIFPGEKVVWETEWTGIMAFGKIKSPIIRHLEGKTAVGVRLGGMGVAIGWQVGRELSGLLSEM; via the coding sequence ATGTTCAGTTACTGGGAGAAAAAACACTTTTTCGATTATGGTTTAATTGTCGTGGGGTCAGGCTTCGTAGGTCTTTCTACTGCAATACATTACAAGAAAAAGAACCCCTTAGCCAATGTTCTTGTCTTAGAAAGAGGTGTTTTCCCTTCAGGAGCAAGTACTAAAAATGCCGGTTTTGCCTGCTTCGGTAGCTTGACAGAGATATTGAGTGATCTTAATTCTATGACCGAGGATGAGGTCCTTGCTTTGGTAGAAAGGAGGTATAAGGGTTTAAATTCAATACGTACGCAGTTTGGAGATTCAATTCTTGGCTATTCACCGTCTTATGGGTACGAGCTTTTGGAAAATTCCCAACAGGTGGCACTAGATGAAATGAAGTATGTCAATGAACTTCTCCGTCCCTTGTTCAACGATGATGTCTTTTCTCTTCTAGGAAATCCTGGTGCAATGGGATTTTCTTCTCAGATAAAATGGATAGTGAAGAATGAATTTGAAGGGGAGCTGGATCCTGGTAAATACCTCTCTGCACTTTGGAAACTAGCCCAAGAATTCCAAATAAGGATACTCACTGGTGTCACTGTGACGGAAATTATGCATAAGGAAGGAATGGTTGCGGGAGAGGGTGGAGGAGGTAAGGAGATTCTGGAATTTAAATCAGATAAAATTGCTATTTGTACCAATGCCTTTACCAATAAGCTTTTGCCTGATACAGCTATTCAGCCAGGCAGGGGATTAATATTATTATCTGAACCATTGGGGTTTTCTATTCCTTGGCGAGGAACATTCCATATGGATGAAGGATATGTTTATTTCCGACAGGTAGAAGAAAGACTTCTACTTGGAGGTGCTAGAAATAAAGATTTTAAAAACGAGGAGACTACTGAATTTGCGCTCAATCCTAAAATAAAATTGTATTTAGAGAAGCTTGCGAACGAGGTGATTTTTCCTGGAGAAAAAGTAGTGTGGGAGACAGAATGGACTGGGATTATGGCGTTTGGCAAAATAAAATCACCTATAATTCGACATCTGGAAGGTAAAACTGCTGTGGGGGTAAGGCTCGGGGGAATGGGAGTGGCAATAGGATGGCAGGTTGGGAGGGAGCTTTCTGGGTTATTGTCCGAGATGTAA
- a CDS encoding DUF962 domain-containing protein, which translates to MRKIDTLFQEYGLSHQNMTNKLIHWFCVPAIFFSIVGLIFSISPGPLPELMPFLGNFANWATIVLALVLIYYLMLSIPLTLGMFLFSALCLSVANFIDLMLPGKLWMISLGLFIISWVLQFYGHKIEGKKPTFLRDLQFLLIGPAWLMHFIYKKWGFAY; encoded by the coding sequence ATGAGAAAAATTGATACGTTATTCCAAGAATACGGGCTGAGTCATCAAAACATGACAAATAAGCTCATACACTGGTTCTGTGTTCCTGCTATTTTCTTCAGTATTGTCGGGTTGATATTCAGTATTTCACCCGGCCCGCTTCCGGAATTAATGCCGTTTCTGGGTAATTTTGCCAATTGGGCCACTATAGTTTTAGCCTTGGTCTTGATTTATTACCTTATGCTGTCCATTCCGCTCACGCTAGGAATGTTTCTTTTCTCAGCGCTCTGTTTATCAGTGGCTAATTTTATTGATCTGATGTTACCTGGAAAGCTTTGGATGATAAGCTTGGGATTGTTCATTATCTCGTGGGTTTTACAGTTTTACGGTCACAAGATTGAAGGTAAGAAGCCCACTTTCTTACGGGATCTCCAGTTTCTTCTCATAGGGCCTGCGTGGCTTATGCACTTTATATATAAAAAATGGGGGTTTGCCTATTAA
- a CDS encoding patatin-like phospholipase family protein has protein sequence MRDKIWYSFPIQLFLLHLRKNLGLILVWMLLMGVILEYFGVTLGIPFLFLDPEYLHQVSWISFFLMGVGLAILTMAFHMSTYIMDGRLFPFLAVENRPFIHYCINNGIIPAIFYIAYIVKFVAFQLENDLPNDWIVVTYLIGFFAGSVIAFSVIFGYSAFTNKDLFILFAGSVDKRLRKVKLTRANVLSQYKDLKTQKYKVLYYLDTSLKPKKVRPDISRFEGTMLLRVFDQNHLNLFIIQLFLILFVLFLGLFKENPYLQLPAAMSSTLLLAILIMLVGAASFWLRRWSTFAVFSFLILLNYFSNFSFLNRPHEAYGLDYSKPPVHYSLARMDSLLTPELVAKDIDNVLKILDNWKAKFPEGSKPKLVMIAASGGGQRAALWTVRILQSIYAIEAGEVIKHTELFTGASGGVLGEAFFREVYLRSLEDTTVNPLDKKYLDQISSDNLNPIIFTLLVNDLLIRNQNFHYNGKKYLKDRGFAFENQLNQNTEGVLDKPISAYKAPEFSGRIPLLPVTTLITNDGRKLVISPHSMSFFGTSMEGKLGINEKKQTIDFLRFFEEHDSRNLRFLSALRMSATFPFVTPNIELPSDPVMETMDTGLSDNFGIQDALRFMYVFQSWIYENTDGVVLITIRDSEKSTEIAPSFPPRIFEKVFTPLKNIYANWDNVQTIQNEVLFNYMSESMPFALERIEFEYAPEKVQVGELTESQETMQRASLNWRLTAREKKSILESIYTLKNQGSLKRLEELFAKDQLPVNETTQR, from the coding sequence ATGCGGGACAAAATCTGGTACAGCTTTCCTATACAGTTGTTTTTATTACATCTGAGAAAAAATCTTGGACTAATCCTTGTCTGGATGCTTCTGATGGGTGTGATTCTAGAATATTTTGGGGTTACACTCGGTATACCATTCTTGTTTCTGGACCCGGAGTATCTTCACCAGGTCTCATGGATCAGTTTTTTTCTGATGGGAGTTGGATTAGCCATATTGACCATGGCGTTTCATATGTCCACTTACATTATGGACGGGAGGCTTTTTCCTTTTCTGGCTGTGGAGAATAGGCCTTTTATCCATTATTGTATCAATAATGGGATCATACCCGCAATTTTCTATATTGCTTATATAGTCAAATTTGTGGCTTTTCAGCTAGAAAATGACCTGCCTAATGACTGGATAGTGGTGACTTATCTGATAGGTTTTTTTGCAGGCAGTGTAATTGCTTTTTCAGTGATTTTCGGCTACTCGGCATTTACGAATAAGGATTTGTTTATTCTATTTGCAGGTAGTGTAGATAAGCGATTGCGCAAGGTGAAACTGACCCGAGCCAATGTACTTAGTCAGTATAAAGATTTAAAAACACAGAAATATAAGGTATTGTATTATCTGGATACATCACTTAAACCTAAAAAAGTAAGGCCTGATATTTCCAGGTTTGAGGGAACAATGCTCTTGAGGGTTTTTGACCAGAACCATCTCAATCTGTTTATTATCCAGCTTTTCTTGATCTTATTCGTATTGTTCTTAGGACTTTTTAAAGAAAATCCCTACCTGCAACTGCCGGCGGCGATGAGTTCTACCCTCTTGTTGGCAATTTTGATCATGCTGGTAGGTGCTGCGAGTTTTTGGCTAAGAAGATGGTCTACCTTTGCTGTATTTTCTTTCCTTATTCTTTTAAATTATTTCAGCAATTTCAGTTTTCTGAATCGTCCCCATGAGGCCTATGGTCTCGATTATTCCAAACCCCCAGTCCACTATAGCCTAGCTCGTATGGATTCACTGTTGACGCCCGAGCTGGTAGCCAAAGACATAGATAACGTGCTGAAAATTCTCGATAACTGGAAAGCGAAATTTCCGGAAGGAAGTAAACCTAAGCTTGTGATGATAGCCGCAAGCGGAGGTGGGCAACGGGCTGCACTATGGACAGTGAGGATCTTGCAAAGTATTTATGCAATAGAAGCAGGGGAAGTGATCAAGCACACTGAGTTGTTTACCGGTGCATCTGGAGGTGTTTTGGGTGAAGCTTTCTTCAGGGAGGTATATTTGAGATCCTTAGAGGATACTACTGTGAACCCTTTGGATAAAAAGTATCTTGATCAAATATCTTCCGATAATCTTAATCCGATCATTTTCACATTGTTAGTGAATGATTTACTGATCAGGAATCAAAATTTCCATTACAATGGTAAAAAATATCTTAAGGATAGAGGATTCGCCTTTGAAAACCAGCTCAACCAGAATACAGAAGGTGTTTTGGACAAGCCGATTTCTGCTTATAAAGCACCTGAGTTTTCAGGTCGTATCCCGCTGTTGCCAGTTACTACATTGATTACCAATGATGGAAGGAAACTGGTGATTTCTCCACATTCTATGTCTTTTTTTGGTACTTCTATGGAGGGGAAGCTGGGCATAAACGAGAAGAAGCAAACAATAGATTTTCTTAGATTTTTCGAAGAACATGATTCTAGAAATCTGAGATTCCTGTCTGCTTTGAGAATGAGTGCCACTTTTCCTTTCGTCACTCCCAATATAGAACTGCCCTCAGATCCTGTGATGGAGACCATGGATACCGGACTTTCGGACAATTTCGGGATTCAGGATGCACTACGTTTTATGTACGTTTTTCAATCGTGGATATATGAAAATACCGATGGGGTAGTGCTGATTACTATTAGGGATTCTGAAAAATCCACGGAGATAGCACCTAGTTTTCCTCCCCGGATATTTGAAAAAGTATTTACCCCACTGAAAAACATATATGCAAATTGGGATAATGTACAAACCATACAAAACGAAGTTTTATTTAATTATATGTCTGAATCCATGCCCTTTGCTCTAGAAAGAATTGAGTTTGAATATGCCCCTGAGAAGGTGCAGGTGGGTGAATTGACGGAAAGTCAGGAGACCATGCAGAGAGCATCGTTGAATTGGCGGCTGACAGCCAGGGAGAAAAAGTCAATTCTTGAAAGCATTTATACGTTGAAAAACCAAGGCTCGCTAAAGCGGCTCGAAGAGTTGTTTGCCAAAGATCAGTTACCTGTAAATGAAACTACACAGCGTTAA
- a CDS encoding DUF4494 domain-containing protein has product MRTWFLCKVKYAKENEQGLLKNISEQYLVDAVSFTEAEAILYDRLASQIRGDFQVTGISKSNIVDVFFYEDADIWHKCKISYMVADGESGKEKKVTQYMIVTAGDVKEAYDRIQESLGNMLVSFRVPDIVESPIVEVFPFEKDEVAEQLPEGNFRPVSEVSQPVSEASQDEE; this is encoded by the coding sequence ATGAGAACTTGGTTTTTGTGCAAAGTCAAATACGCTAAAGAAAACGAGCAGGGCTTACTGAAAAATATTTCTGAGCAATATCTAGTGGATGCTGTATCTTTTACTGAAGCAGAAGCCATTCTATATGATAGGCTTGCTTCCCAGATACGTGGGGATTTTCAGGTTACTGGCATCAGTAAGAGCAATATTGTGGATGTTTTCTTTTATGAGGATGCCGATATATGGCATAAATGTAAAATCTCCTACATGGTCGCAGACGGAGAAAGTGGCAAAGAAAAGAAAGTAACCCAATATATGATTGTCACCGCGGGTGATGTCAAAGAAGCTTATGATAGAATCCAGGAAAGCTTAGGAAACATGTTGGTTAGTTTCCGGGTTCCTGATATCGTAGAAAGCCCTATCGTGGAGGTATTCCCATTTGAGAAAGACGAAGTAGCAGAACAGCTTCCGGAAGGAAATTTCAGGCCTGTATCTGAAGTTAGTCAACCTGTATCTGAAGCTAGTCAAGACGAAGAATAG